The Acropora muricata isolate sample 2 chromosome 7, ASM3666990v1, whole genome shotgun sequence genomic interval aactttattttacCTTGAACTTAATAAGAGTAGCTTATATTACAGCTAATTTCTTTGAGAAAAATACACAATTacataaaataaaaatcaataaaaataatttgcaacAAATAATActaaatttataattattactaaacCTCATAAGCCCTCTAATAATCCATTCTATCTTCTCTATGTTTCTCTGGTGCCATGCAGATAACTTTGCACTCTTTCATTGTTCATGATCATTTGGCATGACTAAGTATTCTTCATTGCCAGGGCTTGTTAAAATTCTTTATCTCAAACATATAGCAATATATTTTGAagattttcaatttaattcttgtCACTTGATCAATATGATATTTTCTGGATTGAACTCTAATACAACAAAATGATAAGAATTCCAATCTCAGTTTTACACCACAAAATAATAAGTAAACTCCGAccttaaaacataaaaaaataggCTTGACTTATACACCGCTATGACTTGAACACCAGAAAATACTACATAGCTAGCTATATAATGTTTTGATACCTGAATCAAGAAGTTTCATAATAGCATCCGAGTTATCAATGTCCAACGACAAACTGTCAACTCTTCCTGATTTCAACAAATTCAGAAAGACAAACAGCCGCCTTTTCATTGCTTTCTTAAATTCCCTTTGACGAATTGCTGCCTCCTTAGGATGGTATTTCGTGCGGaaccttaaaaacaaaacaacgagTCAGCTTGAAAAATAGCAACAGCAATTGCAACATtgggaaaaagtaaaaaaaaaaaaaagcaatgctTCCACCTTTTTAACTTACTCATTCACCTGTTCACCAGGAGATGCCTTGGATCCATTTGTACTAGACTTTTAAACGCAATAaccattttgctatttttatagCATAGTTGCAAAAAACCGACATGAGGCCAGATTAAACAAAAATGAACCTCATAACGACTTGCGGAATTAAACAAAGCTCTTGACTGATCGACGCTAACGATCTAATGCCTTTGGCATCTCGGAGTATGATGGTCGATTTCTAGGCATTACGCCTCATGCAAAAAAATCGAAGTAGGGTTTAAGTGTGATGCGTAATCATCCCAATATGGCTTTGTAATCTCATGCATGTGAGAACAACAACACGGCCGGCTGCGAAAGGAAAGTGTTATTGGCTAATGttagaaaaataaacacaacCAACTGAATACAAATTAATTTTAAGTACTGTAAATGAAATTGCCATAATAGTAATCAtcgttattattttattactctgaagaaaactaaaaatgccagAATTTGTAGTGAGTTTCTTTTCACTTTAGTCAGTTGTAAAGATGAATTGAAACTAAACATTGGAAATCATAAGCAGCCAGTCAAGACAaacactttttttcctttttttaagaGCTTTCTCCCTTTGATTGCATCATGTCATAACTTCAATtccaaaatgaaacattttactGTATTTACTTCAGGATATGGTAAACAAGTCTCTTCTGCTACTTCTATTTTACATACATTATTCAACCACTCATGTACCTACCgataaataaaaatgaagaatTCTGCTGTGTGtacacaacaaaataaaatgataaaaataaactttataaaatttggaaattagtCTTAAATGACCTGTATTCATGTAtgcattttgcaaagaaaaaatataaatttgtCTATTTCTGTTTATAAAAGTTTTAGCAGGTGGACTTTCAAAACACAAAACTTAAcctgaaaaaccaccaacaagAATTAAATTAAACACTGGGTATTATACACAAAAAGGAACTTAAACTACACAAATACATTACACCAATAATGCAAAAACATACCATTCTTCTCCCTTGTGCTGTTGGAAGAAATCACTCATTTGAGTTTTTCGAAATTCCAGTTTGTACTCTTGGTACTTGTTGAAAGCTTCTTCATCACCGATGTTGTCATCTTGTGCATTTAAGAATTGTTTGAATGTCATCATAGCTGGAGCATGATGGCCACCTTGGGGTCCCTGAGGGGGTTCTACATCAggtctgaaaagaaaaatttggttgtGTGGTCAGCAGTTATTTGAGCTGTACAAAATCATTTAATACCAAAGCCATACAAACTCATTTAATACTGAAACCTTATTTAACACAACTTAAGCATATACTCTTTCCCTCTTATTACATTGCACATTTAACAATGCTTCTTTTAAAATAGTTTCTAAACTCAATTATTTTAAAATCTGGAGAATTGCCTAGAAAATCTTAGGATTATTTCAGCTCCAGGCTTTAACAAGTACAAACAAAATGTTGTTTTCATCTTATCTAAGTTATATTATGTTATCGATGTAGAAGGCAAAATAaaggtgttgttgttgtttgttgttgttgtatcaaattttcatgtgtTGCTTTCCTGCCAATGCAGCATCACAGTTTAGTTAGAACCAAAACCCTTTGCTGATCAAATCATGTAATAGAAAGCTTTATGTAGCCTCTGCTAATACCACTCAATATGGCTTACGCTCCCTAAAATTTGCTGGGCGTCGTCTTATGAATTCCTCGCCTACAAGTATAACTAATTGAAATTCTCttagaatattttgtaaaactCTTAAGGACTCTATGCTTAGTTGTTATTCTAATTAATTATCTACCGCATGAAGAAATatctttttttaataaaaaaaatatattttaaattttgtctaTAATTGAATTTTATTGTAGGGGTCATCTACTAGATTAGCCTTTACTATTTGGATGATCCCAACTTGCTCCCTATTTTGTTATTACACCTTACATTCTTATTGCACTCTCTTTTGTTGCCTATGTAAATTATacctgtaatttttttttttaatataatgtGAAACTGAGCTaagttaaataaaataaatcatcttGTCTCATCTGATTACACTGCCTGCTGGTTTTAATAAAGGCATCTACAGTATGCTTCTCATTACTTACCTTGGTTGTTGCTGCTGTCTTGCATCCTGCTGTGATGCTGGCATATGTTGAACCTCTGGCTGGGGCCATGTGTTATGAGGTGCGGGTACGCCTCCATATGGAACATTGTAATCACTGGAGGCGTGATAAGGCTCATCCCTAAATATAAGAAAACACACAAAAGACCTTTTGCATTGGCATAGACATGTCACAAGCCTTTTTTCACAACATATATTTAACATTGATTGAATTAAGCTTACATTAAATTTGAATGATAActttccttgattgaaaaaggtcatctggctgattggagtcctgagaaggactttttGTTGGCAAATAATGCTTTGTAATAATTCTGTTAGCAAATGAGGAGCAGAGTACCGAGTTCTCAACTACTCTCATCTCCAACAAGCATTAAATGTCATTTAAATCTGAACACTTTGAAATTACAGCTGAATTTTGTTAAATTCTGTCACAATTTTGCAACAAGACTGACATAATAAGATTCAACACAAATAATTGCCCACAAGGTAGTATGGAATAAGAGCTGATGACTAAAATACACAATGAACCAATCcaacaattaaaaacaaaatattcaaattttaaaatctaatactgatgttgtttttttttctttctaactAAAACCACAATAATATAGTTTTATAAGCGTTCTTCCTAGATGTGACTTGAATTTGTGTAGCAATATttgctataattattattgtactccTTTCTCTGAGAAACTAAGCTATGGAATATTTTGGCAGAGCAATGAGATTGCCAAACTAAAATCATTTAAAAGTGTATTTTAATCATGAGCCAACTGAAGTGTAAGGAAAAAACCCAACCAGTATTTCTTAATTACTAGAACAAGAAACAAAGATGAACCGAAACACACACCCACAAAAGCCTTACTtagtttgccaaaaaaaaacactctaGAAAACACCTGAAACACtgttttaatattattgcataAGGCAACATTATTATAGCTTCATCCCTTACAAttcaaaataaaagcaaagCCAATTGTTCTTTATAATCTTCTAAGAATACAAAAAAAGAAGCAGCACAAACATAAGCACATGATCATGTTACCTATGAaagatttttcaaattttgaaaaattgcaGCTGTATCAAGTATAACATAATCAGCTGCTGTTTGTACCACAAAGGCTGGATTTCATACAGCTTGCCAGCTAAGCACAAGCTATGTGCATCTATGCCAGTAAATCAACTCCTCATTGAAGCCAAAGATACAGCAATACTGCAATGCAAACGACAAGCACAGACCCCACCCCTTTCAGTCAAATTGCACATTTTATTTGAGCAAAAACTCTGATGAACATGTTCTCATGCATATATTTTCTTCTGCATTTACTTGCAATGCAAGTGAAAGCAAAGCCTAAGCACTCTCTTTGGTTGTGTGAAGATACTTTAATACATGCGTGATCAACACACTATTGAAGTTTGTGTGTGTTTTGGTGCTTATCATTCTGTCACTTGTTGAAACCAGCATCAGTGCACACTAACTAATCACAAAGACACAGAGACTTGTTATGCCGGCCCAGTCTTGTGTTTGATTCTTGAATTCTAGTAGAAAAGGGGTTAACAATATGCCATGTTTTGGGGGATTCACCTCTAATGAGTATTTGCTCTTGCCTCCAGAAAAaaacgacaaacaaacaaaaaggacTGCTCGGTACCCTCCCACTTATTTGCATTTCGAAGAATAAGAAAATAGCATCCATTGTATTCTAACCTGGACTTTTACAGACCCTTGGAGGTCAGAAACAACGCGGAATTCTGCAGTGAAATGTTTTGAGAACTCATTGATCTGCGGGCCAAATCGATTAAAGATTTAAGTTTAGGAGAAGATTATTTTGTTCCTAAGAGTTGTGGTCGAAATCGATTCTTTGATCACTTCCCCGTTTCGTTCGAATTTCATCAAATCAATTCGCAACATTACCAACACTGGACAGAAAGTGACTTTTGGAttttatgagaaaaaaacaCTTTAATTACCAATCTCTTCGAACTCTTTTCATGGGAGGACTCATTTCATGGTGTCTCCCAGCGCTATCTCTTCGTCCTCGATCAAATTCCCCGCGGTAGTCCCCGCGTCGTCGATTTTCCCAAGATGGCTCCCGCCTACGATCAGACCAATCGTCTCTTCGTGAACTTCTATCTTCGCGATCGCGTCGACGATCGGTATAATCACTTCTTTCGCGCCGAAATTTATCTCTTGCTCGTCTTCTATCGTACTCATCGTCGCTGTCTCCCATTCTTAACGTTTTCCTCAGAGTGATTTTTCAAATCTGCAAGAAAAATAAGATCAAAGATGGCGGACCATGTGGTTGAGCGATCCCAGAGTACACCTGAAACTTACCCGACCCAAGCTCCGTCGGGAAGAAAGGAACTCCTGGGAGATATTTTAGTTCGCGATCCGGCACGTGTTTCAAATCTAAGAAAATTTCAGGAGATTTGCCTAGGAAGAAACAAAAAagctcaacaataacatcgacCCCTTCATATTGGTGCTAGAATCTACTGCCTTTAAATAGGAATTTGTTTTTTCTAAAACAATCATTGGTGTAAAGGATGGCTTCGAATTCCACGACACGTGTAGTCTTTTGGCAAAATCGCGAGGAATGGCTTTACGTGTACAAAGCATTGTTCAATTTCGACGATGCTGCAGCACAAAGAAAAGGATTGGATCGTGTAGATGCTTGGAGAAGCCGAAGTGCAGGTAAACTTCCACTAGGAATCGACTGCACTGCCTACCTTATTTCCGCTGAACTGAGTCTAGGCAACGTTACGTGCAGTATGCAAAGAAAGTTAATTCTGGCCATGGCGATCGTGCGATTCGTCAATGGAATGACTGATCAAGAACAAAAAGGCCTATATGGGCGCACCGTGCAATCCCTTGCTGCTGAAATCGGTTTACCTGATTGGTTAGTTGAGTTAAGGCATGATGCGACCCACATGCGTTTGCCTTCTTTGGAGTCACTAAAGTGGGGGTTATACGAAGGTTTGAAGTGGCTTAAGACAGAATACTGGGAGGCACAGTCTATTCTACATGATGGGAATGAGGACAAACTTTTACAACTGTTGATTGATTTCAAGATTACACCTGATGTCAGCCGGGCAGAGAGCATTGCTAACACAGTATGCACTTGTAATTTTTGGTGAGTATTGAAATTTGTTGAAGATGATCTTGGCTAAAAATAATGCCTCTATTTTGGTGAAAGTAATTTTGTAGCTTTACGAGACCTCTATTTCAACTGATGTCTCCATGGCCTGTCACTGATCTTTTATTATCAGAGTCACGGGTAGTCTCTTATGCAGGAACTCTTTTGGGCATGTGATGCAATCTTTCGTACTCAACCAACATCTGCTTACTTGAGCAGCTTTTTATTAAGATGAATCACAGCATACTTCCAAATCCTGGAAAGTTAAACTTTGGACCCTAGGCTAGGTGTGTTGTTTAATGATCAAAAACTGTATGAAACAATTTTATAAAGGTCAAATGACTACCACCAAAAGATTATAAATCTCATGTTTTGAGCATTAGTTCTTGATCAGAGTGAGTAGAAACATTGTATGCAGGTTGTGGTTTATATAGAAAGTGCAGGAGATACACTATTGGTGGAAAATGAtgttataaaattaatgtgaaccatatcaataatttgtttctttcacTTCCTCACCATTACCACGGTTTCTTTACTGGTGGTCTTGGCATAGACTTAGTAGGACACTTACTGACAAAAATCGAGTGTGTATCTAATTACATGCATTTCTGGAATTAAATGCAATAATTTCAAGTATCATCTTTATTATCATTCATTTCCAGTGCTGGAGATTATTTTCCTTCATTCATTAGGACACAatatgtcctttcaaatcttccttttggtcaGACATTTTATAAATTGACTAGgcataatttattgactgacaataccttgaagaagataactcaagatgtgctggtgagATGTTCGGTCATTGCGTCGGATAATAATGTGAAATTGGCtgggcaattttgaaatttgatcAGAAAATGTCTGATGACTGACTGTTATTTCCAGTGCTGCTTGCCAGTAATCATCTATTTCTAAGAattcaaatattattattgacttGTGTTTATTGTAGGTCCTTTTTACCAAGTGTTCTGTTCACGGAAGGAATTCTGATTCCATTGCAAGATGAGTTGAGTCCTGCTGAGATCGTCAAAACATGGAAGCCATTGCTTGAGGCACTTGACAAATTATCAACTGAATTTACAACCTCACTCATGATGTACCTGATCCAAAATCTGTCAAATGATGCTAAAATCAGTGAAAGTTATAAACAGTCTTGTTATTTTGCTTGGATCAATATTTTGCTCAAGGCATTTTCAGACATCACCCCAACTTTGATGTTCAACAATAATGTCTCTTGGGTGGTTATCTTACAGGTCTGTCTGGAAAATCCAACAAGCTCTTCGTCATTGATTCCACAAATTTTGGAGAAAATACGATATGTTTCTGACAGCTTgaaagataaaattgaacatcTTCTTTCAGTGTTTCTTGAAAAAGATCATGGTGAAAGTTGGAATGCTGTGGAAAAACATCAGTACTTTGACCTTGAAGAACTTGTTGCTGAGAGAAAACACAAATTAGAACTGCTGTCTTCCAGTAAACAGCAAGATGACACTTCTTCTTCTGACCGTGGGTGGAAGGTCAGCCAGGGTGCTACTCAATGGCAGCTGATTCCATTTGGTGAAATTTTAGGGGTCAGTTATATAACTCCTACTTGCTTAGAATTATCAAGCCACAGAGAGGACTCCCCCGACAAGGAAGTAGATGTGGAATGTGTGAACGTCACAGACAATCATTCAGTTTTCAACGGGGAAGCTGTTGATGAAAccaacgatgatgatgatgataatgatgatgataacatgAGCATTGATAATGAGGAGTCATGCCAATGTGCTCAAGACTATGAACCTGATGCAATACTTTTGGAAGATCAAAGTGGCGAGTCTCTTGGACAAGACAATGCCATTGGTTCAATTTCAAACAAGATTTATTTGTTCTAGAATCAATTATTTGGTGTTTATACAGATGCATAGAAAATTTAATGACACCTGTATTTTTATTCTTAGTTATTGTTGAATTCGCCCACAGGTGAAATACATATTAAAGTTGAAAGTAAATGTATTGTTCATTCGTTGCATCAACTTTTTGAAGCTGCTAGGTTTTActatttgctttgtttttatttatcaCTCACAGATGAGTTTGCAATAGATTAATGATCATGTATTTCACTGATACATTGTGCATTCCAAGGGATGtaacaaatatttgaagttgtTTCACTTCCTCCCTAaggcagcaccacagtttcttcacaAACTAAACCCTCCGTAATAATAGTGAGATTTGAAGAATTGCCACAACTAAGGACATGTATCAATAAACACCTCATAATCACAGCTGTCGCCTCTGCTTTGTAGCAGTGTGTGTCCGTTGGGTTATGGTAGAACACTGCGGTCAAATGTATCGCGCATGTGCGAATGAGCCCGCCAAATGGGCGGTCCGACTTTAATTCATAACACCAAATCAGCGTGACCTGGTGTTTTAATCATAAATAGCGTTTTTTTGGCTCTAAACGAAATGGTAAATCAATGAGCGTAGTGTTCAGAAAGTCTTAAGTTTTCCTTTTGCGCACTTGCTCTTACTCTTGCAGTTTTCTACGACACTTCCAATTTGTGTTTCgaaaattttgttgtttctactctttttttcaattttgctcGGGAAATTACCTTGCGTGACGGGCAGCGGTTTGACCGTGGCGGTGTTGATAAGTAGAGGCCTGGGGAGGAAAGGAAGAAAAGACAGTGATGCTCTTAGCCAGCGGATGCCATTGGTCAGTCACGCGCGATCGTTTCCGCGGCCATTTTTGAGTGAACACGAGATGGAAGGAGCACAGCAAACACAGAACCAAGGAGCCGGCAAACAAGCTATGATATACATTTGCGGAGGTGATAAATACTTCAAGTATAGGAAGCATTAGCAAAAGAAGGTTTACCTGTTCCTTTTGGTCATGAATATGGAATAAACTGTAGTCATGATCGGCGGAAATGAATTCGTTTTGACGAGCGcagtttaagcaattgtgtCACAAGTCTGAAAAAGAGATTCAGGCCCCACAATTGAATTGCGAGGGGAACATTCAGTAGACGAAAGCCCTCTTTTACAGACTTTGATCCTCTGAATTCTGCAAGACCCCAGATAAGAAAACCCAAGTTGCGTGATATTCTGCAAGATTTTTAGAAATAGAAAGAAGGATAATTTACTGAAAGCAAGAGAAGGTTTCAGATGATTAAAGCATTCTGCTTGTAGACTGGTTTTTTCTTCTGAATTCAGGAAGGTGTCGCATCAGACgaaaaagtttctttttcattctttaAATCTGTTAGTAGTGTCTGTCATTAATTGTGAGATCTTTGCTTATTCTTCAGAATGTCATACAGAAAATGAGATAAAGTCTCGTGATCCAATCCGTTGCCGTGAATGTGGTTACAGAATCATGTATAAAAAGAGGACCAAGAGAAGTATCCTTTTGCCAACTACCTGCGTGAGTTCAAACCCTGCCGCAGGAAATTGTGCTTTTGTGTTGTTCTTCACATGCTTATATAGGTACTTGCGGTGTGCTTAGTCATGTGTTGCTTCATTTGCACTTAAATCTAATCGGGCATATTCCTAGACCACAATATAAACTTAAGTACAAAATGCACCCCACATTAACTCTTTGACCCAGAAAGAGTAAAGtactttttttaatgttaatgatcttcacaGTTTGCCATGCTATTTAAGCAGTAGCTTAAGAAAGTCCTGAaacattcaggcctgaatgggactcAAACCCTGATCTCTGTGATCCTGGTGCAGTGCTTTACCAGTTGAGTTATCAGGCCAagtgggagctggtcattttgtgGGTCAACGATAAGCCCTTAAATATTGGATGTATgcaatcaaattaatgaaatttcattacttaagcagtagtgccaactgggagctggtcattatgtgggtcaatgCTTAattagcatagcaaaactgcaaagatcattaactatgaaattgtttccatctgcagttcaaatgaaatttcattaatcaGTAAATGTATTTGTTCTTCCTATCCCATGACTTGTTATTTACATGATCCATATGTTGACTCATAGAGTCCATTGATTATGTGAGGATACCCTGGCCAGGGCTATCAAAATGTTGCTGGCAACTGGTGATATCTGCCATCTACTGTAACTTATAAAGTTTAGGCACTAGAGAAAACATATGAGAggatgatagtaataataataatcaaggTCCCTGGATGCTTGGTGgttaattacaggttaacgcgctcggcgagtgaattatcgggatttacctgcacgagttcactaacaatgaacgagaaatttcaataccgcacgaggcggccgaaaaatttcgagttcattgttagtgaacgagtgcaggtaaatcccaataattcacgagcaatgagtacGTTAACCTTTTTTATTATTccaattgaatacactgcaagcaaaaatcgttaaattttgagtcagccaaagccatggtgtaatgacagtggtgtatagaatttacaccacggctattacaccacgataatggcGTCAAGGAGGTTATTGCGTCATAACCCACgttcacgtggtacaaatcaatcaatcggaattcgtacagtgtatgaaagttgaataataaaaggCATTCACCAATCTTTATTGTGCAGGGTAGTATTAGGAGGTGCTTTGGGGTTTAAGTGAAAGAAGGGTTATATAAAgaattatcaataattattgtaatataatCATTGAGCCTAAAGTTTTTTCAATTATGAGTACTAACATTtgcattattattaatttaactGAATCCATTCTGTTGTGAaagattttccttgacaagccTTTCATTGTTCAGTGGTTGTTTTCGATGCAAGGTGATGACTAATGATCATTGTTCTTCGTGGAGACTGAATTCAACAATACACAGATGATTGAACAAACCTTTTAAGACCAGCTTGACTGAAagaacagttttttttcttttttactctcTTGCCTGTGACATGTTCTTGGAAGTTCGAAGTTGTACAGATGTGGTTGTCTAGATTTTGCTATTTAACAGATGAAATTGGAAGAAAATGAACAGAGAAACTCCTATCGCAAGTCATCAGCTTGAAGTCAAAGAATTGCTGAAGAATAAGAATTGCTGAAGAATAAGTTCACTATCTATTGAGGCCTCTTAAAAACTTTAATCAAAGCTTCGATCAAACTTTTACAACTGCTCAAGGTCTTCTTAAATTTATTCTTCATTATATATCACATTGCTGCAACATTGCAACATCAGATGTCTTTGAATTACCACATCATATGCTACAGTAGCAAATGCTATAAATGCTCTTTGTGCACACTGATAGGAGAGCTTAAAAAAGTGGTGGTTTTGAGCCATGGATAGAAACTAGAAGTGAACATTTCTCATGCCAGGACAGAGGTCTGTCCCAGATTTTCAACTTATCACCattactagtgaaaagataccgaacaatataaatgtggcagtgtgaagacaagttaaataatttattggaaAACAGCTCATGTTTAGTTGTCATCCCTGCCCTAAGAACTTGGTGTGCTTTAACTCCTTATTGCCCAACTCAGAGGCATTCCTCCAAGTAATATGGTATCCACCTCCAAGAAAGTGATGAGAAATGAAGCAGCTCCGAACAGTATTTGTCCTATGTGAGTTCTTGGTCAGTTATTCAGCTCGTGTGGAACATCGTAGGATAACACCCCTATCATTCAGTTGCTAATCATTATAATTTATTGGTACAGtaatagttattgttattgtcacttattgagaaaaaaaatttaaaagaccAAAATGCTTAGAAGACAACAGATTTTTAAAGAGTATTTTTTGCATTCAGCTGGTAAACCCTCATCTTTTCTCCATTGTTATGCAGAACTCGGCCTCAATctgaaattttcaaagaaaaaagtattaaggtggctctatatactattttacaaagCATTGAATATAacatctgcataaataattGTTCCGTTGGCgaatgtttatcacatagctCACGGTATAAGGTGAATAATGAAAACCTACAGCGTTAGACTTCACatggaagactctttcagaacccAAATGTTATTGCTATGGCAACTACCgatagagatgcttggcttgtttcTTGAACCTACCTAACTTCGAGAtggtgtttctaggtttctacatggtgaatttctttgttttgggggaaacagagtaaacatccaaggagtttcaactgacaaggctacaagaaaatctgtacataTATTTTTGaagaattcgcaattttcgtttttgacgtgTATTACATTAATGTAcgtgtaaaatttgatgattttttcctaACAGCGAGAGAAAGGAAAAGCCTGTCCATCTGCCAATTGTAAAAAAACATTCACCGTCTGGAAAGCGCGGAATATGCGTCCTTAGCTCACTCAAAATTCTTGGTGTTAGTGACGTCATCAAGatagaaattctttttaaatcACGCGCTCATGCCATTCGTACCTATTCCTCGCGCGCCAAAAACAGATCTATAGCGCCTCCTTAACTTGGGTGTTCATTGCAAGCACAAGCTTATTTGCCGGCTTAGTTGGGATTAGGGGTATGGTGACTGGTTACATAAGAAAGTCAGCAAGCCCCCCATAGTTTGACCATGCGCCATTTCAATGGAACACCTGCTTGCAGGCTATGCCAGCAAATGTACAGTAACCATCTCAAGATTCAGGCAGGGTTGGTTATGACATTCATAGCTGGGCTGATATGCCGCTGTTCCAAGTTACCATGAGTTCTGCCTGTTAACCAGGGGTGGGACACTAATctcaaaaaaaaagactggattgAGCAACCTATAGGCGAagctttgctgacgtcattgtttgcatttttgctcattagcgtacgacttacctaatagaagcagtgaccgtatatatgagctaaatgcaaaagttgaaagagctgattaagttaagcaatttgtgcaattttcagctctttgcaagcagtattgaaggaaatatcagacatcaaaaactgcgaaattgccgggtggcaaaaaagttaatgagccgtacatcccctgtaaaatttcgagtttttagaagagaatttctccgaaaccattcgatgaattggactcaaattttcagagaaaacttaaactgttatgccctttcaatattcagagtttttattttattagcgtcgtCAGATaatgataagcatatgttaaagaggcaaaaagtgtaaacaaagattcgcctattgttCTCGCTccaacaaaattgaagccagcgaCGCCATCTTATTGGGACCACGTTCGCAGTAAAGATTACTGTATGCCATGGGTAAAATAACGTTAAAGAAAATTGTACCTTCTTCATCATTTAGCGGAAT includes:
- the LOC136923641 gene encoding uncharacterized protein; this encodes MASNSTTRVVFWQNREEWLYVYKALFNFDDAAAQRKGLDRVDAWRSRSAGKLPLGIDCTAYLISAELSLGNVTCSMQRKLILAMAIVRFVNGMTDQEQKGLYGRTVQSLAAEIGLPDWLVELRHDATHMRLPSLESLKWGLYEGLKWLKTEYWEAQSILHDGNEDKLLQLLIDFKITPDVSRAESIANTVCTCNFWSFLPSVLFTEGILIPLQDELSPAEIVKTWKPLLEALDKLSTEFTTSLMMYLIQNLSNDAKISESYKQSCYFAWINILLKAFSDITPTLMFNNNVSWVVILQVCLENPTSSSSLIPQILEKIRYVSDSLKDKIEHLLSVFLEKDHGESWNAVEKHQYFDLEELVAERKHKLELLSSSKQQDDTSSSDRGWKVSQGATQWQLIPFGEILGVSYITPTCLELSSHREDSPDKEVDVECVNVTDNHSVFNGEAVDETNDDDDDNDDDNMSIDNEESCQCAQDYEPDAILLEDQSGESLGQDNAIGSISNKIYLF